Proteins from a single region of Nakamurella deserti:
- a CDS encoding ABC transporter permease has translation MSTLHQRQSAATDTGGDNAPVRTADRRTGAVRRDALSIAAVWLVLVIATTATRPDFLSRQSLLAVTFAMSIVGILAVAQSLVVISGALLDLSIPVGLVFSAWATVTALTAGWGTGVAVLLGIGAGGVWGLLNGTIVTVLKLNPIIVTLATGFGGLALMLIGFKAAQIPSKSALRSFGLGRFLGLPNVFWPMVLIVVVVGLAVAYTRWGRHLVAVGGNPAAAKSRGISLRRVRLGVFTGSGLIVGVAGVLFSTVNPSFTPAAGEGFQLTVIAAVILAGISLSGGKGNFVVLLLSVGFLSTIAVSIAFFGLPPAFTLVFQGSLLILAVGIDGYRQKRGAR, from the coding sequence ATGAGTACTCTCCACCAGCGCCAGTCGGCGGCGACGGACACCGGGGGCGACAATGCCCCGGTCCGCACCGCCGATCGGCGGACCGGCGCGGTCCGTCGCGATGCCCTCAGCATCGCCGCTGTCTGGCTCGTGCTGGTGATTGCCACTACGGCGACCCGACCGGACTTCCTGTCGCGACAGTCGTTGCTGGCGGTCACGTTCGCGATGTCCATCGTCGGGATCCTCGCGGTGGCTCAGAGTCTCGTGGTGATCAGCGGTGCCCTGCTGGACCTGAGCATCCCGGTCGGCCTTGTCTTCAGTGCCTGGGCGACGGTCACGGCCCTGACGGCAGGGTGGGGCACCGGGGTCGCGGTGCTGCTGGGTATCGGCGCCGGCGGTGTGTGGGGTCTGCTCAACGGAACCATTGTGACGGTGTTGAAGTTGAATCCGATCATCGTGACGCTGGCGACCGGCTTCGGCGGTCTCGCCCTGATGCTCATCGGTTTCAAGGCGGCACAGATCCCGTCGAAGTCGGCTCTGCGGAGCTTCGGACTCGGTCGGTTCCTCGGTCTGCCCAACGTGTTCTGGCCGATGGTGCTCATCGTCGTGGTGGTCGGTCTCGCCGTCGCCTACACCCGTTGGGGCCGGCATCTGGTGGCGGTAGGAGGCAACCCGGCCGCTGCCAAGTCGCGGGGCATCTCGCTGCGAAGGGTCCGGCTCGGCGTCTTCACCGGCTCCGGGCTCATCGTCGGCGTCGCGGGCGTGCTCTTCTCGACGGTGAACCCGAGTTTCACCCCGGCGGCAGGTGAGGGCTTCCAGCTCACCGTCATCGCGGCGGTCATCCTGGCCGGCATCAGCCTGTCCGGCGGCAAGGGCAACTTCGTGGTGCTGCTCCTCAGCGTCGGGTTCCTGTCCACCATCGCGGTGTCCATCGCCTTTTTCGGGTTGCCGCCCGCCTTCACCCTGGTCTTCCAAGGCAGCCTGCTCATCCTCGCCGTCGGCATCGACGGCTACCGCCAGAAGAGAGGAGCGCGATGA
- a CDS encoding aldehyde dehydrogenase family protein → MPSDLTRPSRGAAPQAIDELVGRSDQAFALATASEPADRARWMAAVADALDAAGGELVVLAQQETHLAATRLSSEVARTSGQLRLLAAAAREGACFEVTIDHADPTATPPTPDLRRMLHAVGPVVVFAAGNFPFAFSVLGGDTAAAWAAGCSVLMKTHPGHPQLSQATLRVARRALEDAGAPADLIIGFDGQQAGLDVLAHPRVRAGSFTGSERVGRLLLAVADNRDEPIPFYGELGSVNPVIVLPGAARRQADTVAAGFAASLTMGRGQFCTKPGLVAVPDAESVAAAVGEHLSGEAPGPMLTPGIDRAFRDGVDSWSADPEIQVVHDGLSVEGAVNPWLGTVAITRFLADPVSYSGERFGPAALLVEYDDKDAATLGETLDRFVDVLPGSLTATIHADLADAGDVALATRLTARLSRRCGRVILNGWPTGVAVSWAMHHGGPWPATTGSLHTSVGPTSIRRFLTPVCYQNLPEAMLPPLLRDGRTDLPRRVDGVLATTHPLPAESASDE, encoded by the coding sequence ATGCCCAGTGACCTGACACGGCCGTCCCGAGGCGCCGCACCACAGGCCATCGACGAACTGGTGGGCCGCAGCGATCAGGCGTTCGCCCTGGCAACCGCGAGCGAGCCCGCCGACAGGGCCCGGTGGATGGCCGCCGTCGCCGATGCCCTCGACGCGGCCGGTGGTGAACTCGTCGTCCTCGCCCAGCAGGAAACCCACCTGGCTGCCACCAGGCTCTCCAGCGAGGTCGCGCGCACCTCGGGTCAACTCCGGCTGCTCGCCGCCGCCGCACGCGAGGGCGCCTGCTTCGAGGTCACCATCGATCACGCCGACCCGACCGCGACCCCGCCGACACCGGACCTCCGCAGGATGCTGCACGCCGTCGGGCCGGTCGTCGTCTTCGCCGCGGGCAACTTCCCCTTCGCCTTCAGCGTCCTGGGCGGCGACACCGCAGCGGCCTGGGCCGCGGGATGCTCCGTCCTGATGAAGACCCATCCCGGGCACCCGCAGCTGTCCCAGGCGACGTTGCGTGTCGCGCGACGCGCACTCGAAGACGCCGGTGCACCGGCGGACCTCATCATCGGGTTCGACGGTCAGCAGGCCGGTCTCGACGTCCTGGCGCACCCGCGGGTCCGGGCCGGCTCCTTCACCGGCTCCGAACGCGTCGGACGACTCCTGCTGGCAGTGGCCGACAACCGGGACGAACCGATCCCCTTCTACGGTGAACTCGGTTCGGTCAACCCGGTCATCGTGCTACCGGGTGCTGCCCGCCGGCAGGCGGACACGGTCGCTGCCGGGTTCGCGGCGTCACTGACCATGGGGCGCGGCCAGTTCTGCACCAAGCCCGGCCTCGTCGCTGTCCCGGACGCGGAATCGGTCGCCGCCGCGGTCGGTGAACACCTCTCCGGCGAAGCTCCGGGTCCGATGCTCACCCCCGGCATCGACCGGGCATTCCGCGACGGGGTCGACAGCTGGTCGGCCGACCCTGAGATCCAGGTGGTCCACGACGGACTCAGCGTCGAAGGCGCGGTGAACCCCTGGCTCGGCACCGTCGCGATCACACGCTTCCTGGCCGACCCCGTGTCGTACAGCGGTGAGCGTTTCGGCCCGGCTGCGCTGCTCGTCGAATACGACGACAAGGATGCCGCCACCCTCGGCGAGACACTGGACCGCTTCGTCGATGTCCTGCCCGGTTCGTTGACCGCCACCATCCACGCCGATCTCGCCGATGCCGGTGATGTCGCCTTGGCCACCCGGCTGACCGCCCGCCTCAGCAGACGGTGTGGCCGCGTCATCCTCAACGGGTGGCCCACTGGCGTCGCCGTGTCCTGGGCGATGCACCACGGCGGGCCCTGGCCGGCCACCACCGGATCCCTGCACACCTCGGTCGGCCCGACGTCGATACGTCGTTTCCTCACCCCGGTCTGCTACCAGAACCTCCCCGAAGCGATGCTGCCGCCGCTCCTACGAGATGGCCGCACGGACCTCCCGCGCCGCGTCGACGGCGTGTTGGCCACCACGCACCCACTGCCTGCAGAATCCGCCAGTGACGAGTGA
- a CDS encoding aldo/keto reductase — MHYTALGRSGAVVSRIALGTMNMGPIVDQEESFRLLDHARDQGITFFDTADVYGGAPWGDHPGQTENIVGQWLHSRGCRDDVVLATKVHGPMGPGGNESGLSALYIRRAVDASLRRLKTDHIDLYQMHHIDRTVPADEVLAAFSLLHAQGKITYLGSSNFAGWNIAQYRELAAATGGLPLVTEQSVYSLLKRDIELEVVPATRHYAMGLLPWSPLASGLLGGVLAKSTAGPRSSRAPIDGLLRSQLEEFETFARQRNLAPAILGLAWLLAQPVVTAPVVGPRTTAHIDDAVAALDVELTPDDLARLDAIFPGPGGQAPEAYAW, encoded by the coding sequence ATGCACTACACCGCGTTGGGACGCTCGGGCGCCGTCGTGAGCCGGATCGCCCTGGGGACGATGAACATGGGACCCATCGTTGATCAGGAGGAATCCTTCCGGCTCCTCGACCACGCAAGGGATCAGGGCATCACCTTCTTCGACACCGCCGACGTCTACGGCGGCGCGCCGTGGGGCGACCACCCGGGGCAGACGGAAAACATCGTCGGGCAGTGGCTGCACAGCCGGGGATGCCGTGACGATGTGGTGCTGGCCACCAAAGTGCACGGCCCCATGGGCCCGGGCGGGAACGAGTCCGGGTTGTCGGCCCTCTACATCCGGCGCGCCGTCGACGCCTCACTCCGGCGGCTGAAGACCGACCACATCGACCTGTACCAGATGCACCACATCGACCGGACGGTCCCGGCGGACGAGGTACTCGCGGCGTTCTCGTTGCTCCACGCCCAAGGCAAGATCACCTACCTGGGGTCGTCGAACTTCGCCGGCTGGAACATCGCCCAGTACCGCGAATTGGCCGCCGCCACCGGGGGCCTCCCGCTGGTCACCGAGCAGTCCGTGTACAGCCTCCTCAAGCGCGACATCGAACTCGAAGTCGTCCCGGCGACACGGCACTACGCCATGGGACTGCTGCCCTGGTCGCCGTTGGCCAGTGGACTGCTCGGAGGTGTGCTGGCCAAGAGCACCGCTGGGCCGCGTAGCAGCCGCGCCCCCATCGACGGTCTCCTGCGCTCTCAGCTGGAGGAGTTCGAGACATTCGCGCGTCAGCGAAATCTCGCGCCGGCCATCCTCGGGTTGGCGTGGCTCCTCGCCCAACCGGTGGTCACCGCCCCGGTCGTCGGACCTCGAACCACAGCCCACATCGACGACGCCGTCGCAGCGCTGGACGTCGAGCTGACTCCGGACGACCTCGCGCGGCTCGACGCGATCTTTCCCGGCCCAGGCGGGCAGGCGCCCGAAGCGTATGCATGGTGA
- a CDS encoding LacI family DNA-binding transcriptional regulator, translated as MVDVAEISIREVAAHAGVSMSTVSNALNRPERVSPRSAARVATAIAELGYVPNTAARQLRAGRSQAIGMAVMNITNPFFAEVALGAEETAHERGYAVILGNSYDSVERERRYLELFERQRLDGVLIAPVRGHDAIRRQFEKRGIPVVLIDRADPQDLCSSVSLDDVLGGRMACEHLVASGCREIAFLGGPFVVPQMRDRLAGCRAAAADAGVGFRLIETDTLNPGLGRHLGAQIADLPVADRPDGIFAANDVLALGVMQSLISHGVRVPEDVGVVGYDDIDFAAASIVPLTSVRQPSYSMGVAAATLLLDGLQNGDNHRSIRFDPELMVRQSTKAVPPPPSVVTGRARKTIRTRASATTAAGTPTSEEAHALRR; from the coding sequence GTGGTCGACGTGGCTGAGATCAGCATCCGGGAGGTGGCGGCGCACGCAGGGGTGTCGATGAGCACCGTGTCCAACGCACTCAACCGTCCGGAGAGAGTATCCCCACGGTCGGCCGCGCGGGTGGCCACCGCGATCGCCGAGCTCGGGTACGTGCCCAACACCGCGGCCCGCCAGCTGCGCGCCGGCCGCAGCCAGGCCATCGGCATGGCCGTCATGAACATCACCAACCCCTTCTTCGCCGAAGTCGCCTTGGGGGCGGAAGAGACCGCCCACGAGCGGGGTTATGCGGTCATCCTCGGCAACAGCTACGACTCGGTGGAACGCGAGCGCCGCTACCTCGAGTTGTTCGAGCGGCAGCGGCTGGACGGAGTGTTGATCGCCCCGGTCCGCGGCCACGACGCGATCCGACGCCAGTTCGAGAAGCGGGGCATCCCCGTCGTGCTCATCGACCGCGCCGACCCGCAGGACCTGTGCAGTTCGGTATCCCTCGACGACGTGTTGGGTGGCCGAATGGCGTGCGAACACCTGGTCGCGAGTGGCTGTCGCGAGATCGCCTTCCTGGGCGGGCCTTTCGTCGTTCCGCAGATGCGTGACCGGTTGGCGGGCTGTCGGGCGGCGGCCGCGGACGCGGGGGTCGGTTTCCGGCTCATCGAAACCGACACCCTCAATCCCGGCCTCGGGCGGCATCTCGGCGCGCAGATCGCTGACCTGCCGGTAGCCGACCGGCCAGACGGCATCTTCGCGGCCAACGACGTCTTGGCCCTCGGCGTGATGCAGAGCCTGATCAGTCACGGCGTTCGGGTACCCGAGGACGTCGGGGTGGTGGGCTACGACGACATCGACTTCGCCGCCGCCTCCATCGTTCCGCTGACCTCGGTGCGTCAACCCAGCTACAGCATGGGTGTAGCAGCCGCGACGTTGCTGCTCGACGGCCTGCAGAACGGCGACAACCACCGGTCCATCCGATTCGATCCGGAGCTGATGGTGCGCCAGTCCACCAAGGCGGTGCCTCCGCCCCCCTCCGTGGTGACCGGACGTGCCCGCAAGACCATCCGTACCCGCGCGTCGGCCACCACGGCCGCCGGCACACCGACATCGGAGGAAGCACATGCATTACGGCGGTGA
- a CDS encoding ABC transporter permease, whose translation MTTSAAPASTMLDQQPVSLARRAVGTLAGPVGSISIALVVTVVVAMAWVGPDFFAESNLRIIATDVAIPLFVGVLASFALLAGVVDLSIGSMAGFGAVAFNQLVAAGTPTWTAAAATVGIGVAVGAVNAYFIVGLGAQPLAVTLGMLTLLRGLSNVVVVSAPPSTLIDSLYTFTQGSATSVPTLFLVAIGVALVAAGIVTKTRVGRKIQAVGGDAAAAARAGISVTRVRVGALLLSSVGAAVGGIFYVGQLGSASNILGTGLEFSIYAALMIGGYSITRGGVGNPVGALLGLIVVAAITNILNVQFIDPDYLDVIVALVLLTAVLVDRLRQGDAFE comes from the coding sequence ATGACCACGTCGGCCGCACCCGCCTCGACAATGCTCGACCAGCAGCCGGTCTCGCTCGCACGTCGGGCGGTGGGGACACTCGCCGGTCCCGTCGGCAGTATCTCCATCGCCCTGGTCGTCACCGTGGTGGTCGCCATGGCCTGGGTCGGACCCGACTTCTTCGCCGAGTCGAACCTGCGCATCATCGCCACCGACGTGGCTATTCCGCTGTTTGTCGGGGTGCTGGCGTCGTTCGCTCTGCTGGCCGGAGTCGTGGACCTGTCGATCGGGTCGATGGCGGGTTTCGGTGCCGTCGCCTTCAACCAGCTCGTGGCCGCCGGCACGCCGACGTGGACCGCAGCTGCGGCGACCGTGGGAATCGGTGTGGCCGTGGGCGCGGTCAACGCCTACTTCATCGTCGGGCTGGGAGCGCAACCGCTCGCGGTCACCCTCGGTATGCTGACCCTGCTGCGAGGGTTGTCCAACGTCGTGGTGGTCTCGGCACCGCCGTCCACGCTCATCGACTCCCTGTACACCTTCACCCAGGGCAGCGCGACATCGGTACCGACGTTGTTCCTGGTGGCCATCGGCGTCGCTCTGGTTGCCGCCGGGATCGTGACCAAGACCCGGGTCGGGCGCAAGATCCAGGCGGTCGGCGGTGATGCCGCGGCCGCCGCGCGCGCCGGCATCTCGGTCACCCGGGTCCGCGTCGGTGCGCTGCTGCTGTCGTCCGTGGGTGCCGCCGTCGGCGGCATCTTCTACGTCGGTCAGCTCGGCTCGGCCTCCAACATTCTCGGTACCGGCCTGGAGTTCAGCATCTACGCCGCCCTCATGATCGGCGGGTACTCCATCACCCGCGGAGGTGTCGGCAACCCCGTCGGCGCTCTGCTCGGGCTGATCGTGGTCGCCGCCATCACCAACATCCTCAACGTGCAGTTCATCGACCCCGACTACCTCGACGTCATCGTCGCCCTGGTGCTGCTGACCGCGGTGCTCGTCGACCGGCTCCGACAGGGCGATGCTTTCGAATGA
- a CDS encoding ThuA domain-containing protein, whose protein sequence is MALPTCVILTGVSAHTDRWHHLPATSAAVAATFGPQYRWRLVSTDDVAAAGLPAADLVVVNVSGIPGGAVPDTASIVDALVDHAAGGGGLLGLHTASLAFAGDPRWTGLLGGRWVAGVTGHPQIGHAVVQALPTTETDVPAVGNFVVYDERYTDLELNPGSTPLALHTEDGLPHPLVWVRDGDGSHGRVVYSALGHGVESYDAPGHVAMLGNCLHWLTPGDRKVVTDR, encoded by the coding sequence ATGGCCCTTCCGACCTGCGTCATCCTCACGGGCGTGTCCGCCCACACCGATCGCTGGCACCATCTGCCGGCGACGAGCGCCGCCGTCGCCGCGACCTTCGGGCCGCAGTACCGCTGGCGCCTGGTCTCCACCGACGACGTCGCCGCGGCGGGGCTTCCCGCGGCCGACCTGGTGGTGGTCAACGTGTCCGGCATCCCGGGCGGGGCGGTACCGGACACCGCCAGCATCGTGGATGCACTGGTGGATCACGCTGCGGGTGGCGGGGGGCTGCTGGGCCTTCATACGGCCAGCTTGGCCTTCGCCGGCGATCCACGGTGGACCGGCCTCCTGGGCGGTCGGTGGGTGGCCGGCGTGACCGGACACCCGCAGATCGGCCACGCCGTGGTGCAGGCGCTCCCTACCACGGAGACCGACGTCCCGGCGGTGGGGAACTTCGTGGTCTACGACGAGCGTTACACCGACCTGGAGCTGAACCCGGGGAGCACGCCCCTGGCGCTGCACACGGAGGACGGTCTGCCGCATCCGCTGGTCTGGGTACGGGACGGCGACGGGTCCCACGGGCGGGTCGTGTACAGCGCCCTCGGCCATGGGGTGGAGTCCTACGACGCACCCGGTCATGTCGCGATGCTGGGGAATTGTCTGCACTGGCTCACGCCCGGCGACAGGAAGGTCGTCACTGATCGTTGA
- a CDS encoding MFS transporter: MHGDLTTRRSATFFVALGCIQVIWPLTMDLYLAAFPVIQDGLRANPAAVQFTLTGAFIGMAAGQLITGPLSDRMGRMRPLAVALVVFCVATFGCAVAPNVSALIGFRALQGFGAAGAAVINLAIVRDVTSGSRMVALLARLQLVNGVFVVGAPAMGAQLLPLTGWRGLFWVLLGYGVALLVVTVAVLLRSETLAATRGRDRAALRSDYRLLVGDPQYRSVVIGGALLWAGMMSYMAASSFLFQEVFGLSATAYAIVFGGHGALMVVGAQVSSRVAVTVDLGRLVRYGTAVVLTAAVGLLISVVAFPGWGFVGFLVPLLVFTTGFGMVSPTIQSVALLRHGDRAGTAASLLGASNMVSAAAAAPLAGLMGLDTALPAACFVAGGALLGSVFLIVGTRSAAAQTSAAAPERASRR; this comes from the coding sequence ATGCATGGTGATCTGACGACCCGCCGGTCGGCGACGTTCTTCGTAGCTTTGGGCTGTATCCAGGTCATCTGGCCACTCACCATGGACCTGTACCTCGCCGCCTTCCCGGTCATCCAGGACGGTTTGCGCGCCAATCCTGCCGCCGTCCAATTCACCTTGACCGGCGCCTTCATCGGGATGGCGGCGGGACAGCTGATCACCGGTCCATTGTCAGACCGGATGGGAAGGATGCGGCCGCTCGCGGTGGCTCTGGTGGTGTTCTGCGTGGCAACCTTCGGGTGCGCGGTGGCGCCCAACGTTTCCGCACTCATCGGCTTCCGCGCTCTGCAGGGCTTCGGCGCGGCGGGCGCGGCCGTGATCAACCTGGCGATCGTGCGCGATGTGACATCAGGCTCGCGGATGGTGGCGTTGCTGGCCCGGCTGCAGCTGGTCAATGGCGTCTTCGTCGTCGGTGCCCCAGCCATGGGCGCGCAGCTACTGCCCCTCACCGGCTGGCGGGGCTTGTTCTGGGTGCTGCTCGGTTACGGCGTCGCCCTGCTGGTCGTCACTGTGGCGGTACTGCTCCGCTCGGAGACGTTGGCCGCCACTCGCGGTCGTGACCGAGCTGCCCTGCGTTCGGATTACCGGCTGCTGGTCGGCGACCCGCAATACCGCAGCGTCGTCATCGGTGGGGCGCTGCTGTGGGCCGGGATGATGAGCTACATGGCGGCGTCGTCTTTCCTGTTCCAGGAGGTCTTCGGACTGTCGGCAACCGCATATGCCATCGTGTTCGGCGGACACGGCGCGCTCATGGTCGTCGGCGCTCAGGTCAGTTCACGGGTCGCCGTCACAGTCGATCTCGGCCGTCTCGTGCGTTATGGCACCGCTGTGGTGCTGACAGCCGCCGTGGGCCTGCTGATATCGGTCGTCGCGTTCCCCGGGTGGGGGTTCGTCGGGTTCCTGGTGCCGCTGCTGGTGTTCACCACCGGGTTCGGAATGGTGTCACCCACGATTCAGTCCGTGGCCCTGTTACGTCACGGCGACAGGGCGGGAACAGCCGCGTCGCTGTTGGGTGCGTCGAACATGGTGTCCGCCGCGGCCGCCGCCCCGCTCGCCGGTCTCATGGGACTCGACACGGCCTTGCCGGCTGCGTGTTTCGTCGCCGGCGGGGCGCTCCTGGGAAGCGTCTTCCTGATCGTCGGCACTCGGAGCGCGGCGGCTCAGACGTCGGCGGCCGCGCCCGAACGCGCCTCGCGACGGTGA
- a CDS encoding aldo/keto reductase yields MTHDATTQTHTAAHPAGRIVLGRTGLVVSRICVGTGAWGPGSVAHGPVDADDTAATAALVFRGPLNFLDTSNNYGDGDSERRLGAAIRRHGGLPSGFVVQTKLDRDPHTDSFGGARMRRSFEESLQRLGLDRVPLLYLHDPEVMGFDGAMAAGGPVDALVALRDEGLVDHIGVAGGPVPMLRSFVATDLFDAVITHNRYSLVDRSADALLTEAAERGVGVLNAAVYGGGILSRWPRVTDRYHYRPARRELLAAVDAIGALCDRHGIPLIAAALQFSMRDPRVHATICGMVSPEQLTETLRWADLPIPAEFWVELEPLVPPRSSWINDQ; encoded by the coding sequence ATGACCCACGACGCCACGACTCAGACACATACCGCTGCACACCCGGCCGGGCGCATCGTCCTGGGCCGCACCGGCCTGGTGGTCTCCCGGATCTGTGTGGGCACCGGGGCGTGGGGTCCGGGTTCGGTGGCCCACGGGCCGGTGGACGCCGACGACACAGCGGCGACCGCGGCGCTCGTGTTCCGGGGCCCGCTGAACTTCCTCGACACCTCCAACAACTACGGCGACGGCGACAGCGAGCGCCGCCTCGGGGCGGCGATCCGCCGACACGGCGGGCTGCCGAGCGGGTTCGTCGTGCAGACCAAACTGGACCGGGATCCGCACACCGACTCCTTCGGCGGCGCCCGGATGCGCCGCTCGTTCGAGGAGAGTCTGCAGCGGCTGGGCCTGGACCGCGTACCGCTGCTCTATCTGCATGATCCCGAGGTGATGGGGTTCGACGGCGCGATGGCGGCCGGCGGTCCGGTGGACGCACTCGTCGCACTGCGCGACGAAGGGCTCGTGGACCACATCGGCGTGGCCGGTGGACCGGTGCCGATGCTGCGGAGCTTCGTCGCCACCGACCTGTTCGACGCGGTGATCACGCACAACCGTTACTCCCTGGTCGACCGGTCCGCCGATGCGCTGCTGACCGAGGCGGCCGAGCGGGGAGTCGGCGTCCTCAACGCCGCGGTCTACGGCGGAGGGATACTGTCCCGCTGGCCGCGCGTCACCGACCGATACCACTACCGGCCGGCCCGCCGTGAGCTGCTCGCCGCCGTGGACGCGATCGGCGCATTGTGCGACCGCCACGGAATCCCATTGATCGCAGCCGCTCTGCAGTTCTCGATGCGTGACCCGCGGGTACACGCCACGATCTGCGGGATGGTCTCACCCGAGCAGTTGACCGAGACGCTGCGGTGGGCGGACCTGCCGATCCCGGCCGAGTTCTGGGTGGAGCTGGAACCGTTGGTCCCGCCGCGGTCCTCGTGGATCAACGATCAGTGA
- a CDS encoding beta-galactosidase, with the protein MHYGGDYNPEQWEEATWREDVALMREAGVTMVSVGIFAWSRIQPAEGRFDWDWLDTVLDLLHEGGIAADLATATASPPPWATAAYPGMHARDADGSIFWHGSRQHYAPTSPEYRRLAGELVHALAQRYASHPAVVMWHVNNEYGCHLHYDYSDHARDAFRDWLRQRYGSIESLNRAWGTDFWSQRYTDFDQIVPPRKAPYSHNPSGLVDFKRFTSDALLELFTMEKQILREHGATQPVTTNFMGAFPPADYRRWAREIDVITDDNYADPNDPESFRSAAFSRDLMRSLKPGVPWILTEQATSAVNWRPSNAPKAPGQMAALSMQAVARGADGIMFFQWRQSRRGSEKFHSAMLPHAGRQTRTWREVTELGSVLAALPTLPAGPSGARVALIFDWENWWAIGNPDHPVRLDYAHLVQRWYSALHRQHVSVDIRGPEEDLSGYGLVVVPQLYLVSDAAAANLNRYVADGGHLFVSSFTDVVDSDDAFRDGGFTTVLGPILGMRVDDFGALVAPAGPAGVDSAGGALDGPPSPAGPGQRHATVSTPLGPVVGQYFAEELRVLDATVVGTFTDGRSARWPALTTRVSGAGQAHYLATIPDDPGMTTVLRWALDRAVIAPELPGLPECVEVARRGSVLTVINHGAYPVSLSLPGSNLLTGDPLDDVTLAPFAWVMTDQPTLEEK; encoded by the coding sequence ATGCATTACGGCGGTGACTACAACCCGGAGCAGTGGGAGGAAGCAACGTGGCGCGAGGACGTCGCTCTCATGCGCGAGGCCGGCGTGACGATGGTCAGTGTCGGTATCTTCGCCTGGTCCCGCATTCAGCCGGCGGAGGGCCGTTTTGATTGGGACTGGCTGGACACCGTGCTGGATCTGCTGCACGAGGGTGGAATCGCCGCCGACCTCGCCACCGCGACGGCGTCTCCCCCACCGTGGGCGACGGCCGCCTATCCCGGCATGCACGCCCGCGACGCCGACGGTTCGATCTTCTGGCACGGCAGTCGTCAGCACTACGCACCCACCTCGCCCGAATATCGGCGCCTGGCCGGAGAGCTCGTCCACGCTCTCGCCCAGCGGTACGCCTCGCACCCGGCGGTGGTGATGTGGCACGTCAACAACGAGTACGGCTGCCACCTGCACTACGACTACTCCGACCATGCCCGCGACGCATTCCGCGATTGGCTGCGGCAGCGCTACGGATCCATCGAATCGCTGAACCGCGCGTGGGGCACCGACTTCTGGTCCCAGCGCTACACCGACTTCGACCAGATCGTGCCGCCGCGGAAGGCGCCCTACAGCCACAACCCCAGCGGTCTCGTGGACTTCAAACGCTTCACCTCGGACGCTCTGCTGGAATTGTTCACGATGGAGAAACAGATCCTGCGTGAACACGGCGCGACGCAACCGGTGACCACCAACTTCATGGGCGCCTTCCCGCCCGCGGACTACCGGCGGTGGGCGCGCGAGATCGACGTCATCACCGATGACAACTACGCCGACCCCAACGACCCGGAGTCGTTCCGCAGCGCCGCATTCAGCCGCGACCTGATGAGATCGCTGAAGCCAGGGGTTCCGTGGATCCTCACCGAGCAAGCCACGAGCGCGGTGAACTGGCGACCCAGCAACGCCCCGAAAGCACCGGGCCAGATGGCTGCCTTGAGCATGCAGGCGGTGGCCCGCGGAGCCGACGGCATCATGTTCTTCCAGTGGCGCCAGTCCCGCCGCGGCAGCGAGAAGTTCCACTCCGCGATGCTCCCCCACGCCGGCCGGCAGACCCGCACCTGGCGTGAGGTCACCGAACTCGGCAGTGTCCTGGCCGCGCTGCCGACGCTGCCGGCCGGGCCGAGCGGCGCCCGGGTCGCGTTGATCTTCGACTGGGAGAACTGGTGGGCCATCGGCAATCCGGACCACCCCGTGCGGTTGGACTATGCACATCTGGTGCAACGCTGGTACAGCGCTCTGCATCGTCAGCACGTGAGCGTCGACATCCGCGGCCCCGAGGAGGATCTGAGCGGTTACGGCCTGGTGGTGGTCCCTCAGCTGTACCTGGTCAGTGACGCCGCCGCCGCGAACCTGAACCGCTACGTCGCCGACGGCGGGCATCTGTTCGTGTCGTCGTTCACCGATGTGGTGGACTCCGATGACGCCTTCCGTGACGGCGGCTTCACCACCGTGCTGGGACCGATCCTCGGTATGAGGGTGGACGACTTCGGGGCCCTCGTCGCCCCGGCCGGCCCGGCCGGTGTCGACAGCGCCGGCGGCGCTCTCGACGGGCCGCCTTCGCCGGCGGGGCCGGGACAACGGCACGCCACCGTGAGTACGCCTCTCGGGCCCGTCGTCGGGCAGTACTTCGCCGAAGAGCTCAGGGTCCTGGATGCCACCGTCGTCGGCACTTTCACCGATGGACGGTCGGCGCGTTGGCCCGCGCTGACCACCCGGGTCAGCGGTGCCGGACAGGCCCATTACCTGGCCACCATCCCGGACGATCCCGGGATGACGACCGTTCTGCGCTGGGCGCTCGACCGGGCCGTTATCGCTCCCGAGCTGCCGGGGCTGCCGGAATGCGTGGAGGTGGCGCGCCGGGGCAGTGTCCTCACGGTCATCAACCACGGGGCGTACCCGGTGTCGCTGTCACTACCAGGATCCAATCTGCTCACCGGCGACCCACTCGACGATGTGACCCTCGCCCCGTTCGCCTGGGTGATGACCGACCAGCCGACACTCGAGGAGAAGTGA